Part of the Cyanobacteriota bacterium genome is shown below.
TGATTGTGCAGGAATATCTCTTCCCAGAGGATTTAATGGCCTATGAGCAAGAGGCACAGTCCCAAGCACAGACCGTTACAACAATGGGTAAGCCTCGCTTGGCAACATCTCAGGTTTCCCTCTCGCAGGACTACGATGAATGGCTAGCACGCCAGTCTCATCCTCGCTTAGCTGGCGATGCCTTGCGAATTGTATCGCCTCAGAATAGCAGTCTGTTTTTAGTGGGGTCTAGGCGATCGGCCCATGAGCGTCTTGAGTTTAAGCTAGCGAGTCCTCCCCAGCAGCCTATAGAGTGGTGGCTCAATGGCAACCTGCTGGCCACTCAAGCAAGCCAGTCCTTGTTTTGGCCATTGCGTCCAGGACATTGGACTCTTGAAGTGCGCCAAGGCGAGGCTAGCGATCGCATCACCTTTGAGGTAGAGGTTAGGGATGAACCAGCACCCAATCGGGGCTTCTCCTACCAATAGGAGCCTTCGTCATGGGTCTGCACCCGAAAAACACTTGACAGATCTGGCAGCCATCAGTAACGTTGAGTGTCACTGGTTTGTGTTCTGTCTACGATCGCTCCATGAATCTTCGGCTACCTAATCCTTTCACCGACACTACAGTACAGGATTGGTCACTGTCAGCTCGCCTGTTGCGTTGGCTGACGTTTTTGTGGCTATTTGTTGGGGTGTTACTTCTATTTTCAGCCTCCTATGCTGTAGCCGATGCTGAGTTCCACGATGGTCTATACTATGTCAAACGGCAAGTCATCTGGATTGTAGTAGGTTTGGTGGGGTTCAATGTGGTCGTTACCCTGCCCATGCGTAGGCTGATTGCGATCGCCCATTGGGGGCTGCTGATTTGCTTTGGCCTCACCTTGATTACCCTTATTCCTGGCATGGGTACCACCGTCAATGGAGCAACTCGCTGGCTGCACCTGGGATTTTTGCCCCTCCAACCCTCGGAGTTGATCAAGCCATTTTTGGTATTGCAAGCTGCCTACGTCTTCGGTCAGTGGCATCGGTTATCGTGGGCGGTGCGATCAACTTGGCTCGCCATCTTCACGGGCATCCTCACCGCCATTTTGTTACAACCAAACTTGAGCACTGCCACCCTCTGTGGTCTGTTACTGTGGCTAGTTGCCTTGGCTGCGGGGTTACCTTATTGGCAGTTGTTTAGCACTGCCGGTGTCGGCGGCATCATGTTGGCCCTCAGCCTAGGCACCCGCGAATATCAACGGCGACGGATTCTTTCATTTTGGAATCCATGGGCAGATGCCCAAGGAGATGGGTACCAACTTGTTCAGAGTTTACTAGCAGTGGGGTCTGGCAAGCTGTTTGGTGTGGGGTTCGGCAACTCGCAACAAAAGCTGATCTATCTACCCATTCAGCACACAGACTTTATTTTTGCTGTCTTTGCCGAAGAGTTTGGCTTTGTGGGCTGTTGCCTACTGTTATTGTTTCTTGCAGCTTACAGCACCATAGGCTTGTGGGTAGCTCTGCGGGCAAAACTGCTAGTGCTGCGGTTAGTGGCGATCGGCTCCGTTACCATCCTTATTAGTCAA
Proteins encoded:
- a CDS encoding FtsW/RodA/SpoVE family cell cycle protein, with protein sequence MNLRLPNPFTDTTVQDWSLSARLLRWLTFLWLFVGVLLLFSASYAVADAEFHDGLYYVKRQVIWIVVGLVGFNVVVTLPMRRLIAIAHWGLLICFGLTLITLIPGMGTTVNGATRWLHLGFLPLQPSELIKPFLVLQAAYVFGQWHRLSWAVRSTWLAIFTGILTAILLQPNLSTATLCGLLLWLVALAAGLPYWQLFSTAGVGGIMLALSLGTREYQRRRILSFWNPWADAQGDGYQLVQSLLAVGSGKLFGVGFGNSQQKLIYLPIQHTDFIFAVFAEEFGFVGCCLLLLFLAAYSTIGLWVALRAKLLVLRLVAIGSVTILISQAILNIGVATGVLPTTGLPLPMVSYGGSSMISSLIIAGLLVRVAREGSGATVTPLVPAGKVVSKKRPVPQQPIVE